From Megalobrama amblycephala isolate DHTTF-2021 linkage group LG24, ASM1881202v1, whole genome shotgun sequence, the proteins below share one genomic window:
- the LOC125260447 gene encoding uncharacterized protein LOC125260447 isoform X1 encodes MATADQLLELIFCWIEEREHFADNLRKLAEELESLRKKCNVGECVSSSFTVLGAASMIGAGVATVFTFGAAAPLMSLAATFTNTGCVVYQGTELIEDFLSCSIMKKLQDIEKKSNKIAREIQQMLKPEKEVASLSAEADELEHHIMAEILRAIARQSGVNVQIINDSVISDILNHMLQEFPLEKISDVHSRRAGRGSSSARVGRRSEGHFARQSGLYVQINNDSISHTPQEFLREKISDVHSRRAGRGSSSARVGRRSEGHSGDWKGTVPSFFIPSQIKETCLENIKIPINPWVISTVGILTPVLIIIGHDKKRITKLRDTVRQIYRSARFPKRFISNSIGGVMVAGGLCLMEYALPEMIDNWTKMIEGNHVTEASQSLRDTADRIQNATQTMKEQIKKTKKMLQVIEQKQQESQETEQEVQESQETEQEVQESQETEQDEQESQETEQEVQESQETEQEVQESQETEQEVQESQETEQEVQESQETEQEVQESQETEQDEQESQETEQDEQESQETEQEEWKRKKRKKTDQEEQESQETEQKEWKWKKIYLIYLLLLCLFPTVYPPAVSVGLLNAHSILSIKNMKEKRLSINNLITEHNLDVFLMTETWLKNETADVALSEASPINFTFHHECRNTGKRGGGVAIQYSEELNSSRICLNSTTIFEYVAATLRHEEWDEDVVFITVYNPPTNPPPFKDFLEELKRLLNETNHCAIVAGDFNFNVKNNNSSKKPSEDQIEKFKKAYNTYGFKQHVDEPTHKKGNTLDLVFSRNVDVFNIRINRDKYKNLNKNISDHSTIYFDIRPLPKSKNATTKANPFKKEE; translated from the exons ATGGCCACCGCTGACCAGCTGCTAGAGCTGATTTTCTGCTGGATCGAGGAGAGGGAGCACTTTGCAGACAATCTGAGGAAACTGGCAGAGGAGCTGGAGTCACTCAGAAAAAAATGCAATGTCGGTGAATGTGTTAGCAGCTCATTTACGGTGTTAGGAGCTGCAAGTATGATCGGGGCTGGTGTGGCCACTGTGTTTACGTTTGGAGCAGCTGCTCCACTTATGAGTTTGGCAGCTACATTTACAAACACGGGTTGTGTTGTTTATCAAGGTACTGAACTCATTGAGGACTTTTTATCCTGCAGCATTATGAAGAAGTTGCAGGATATAGAAAAGAAAAGCAACAAAATTGCAAGAGAAATACAGCAGATGCTGAAGCCTGAGAAGGAAGTGGCAAGTCTCTCAGCAGAAGCAGATGAATTGGAGCATCACATCATGGCTGAAATTCTGAGAGCTATTGCGAGACAGAGTGGTGTAAATGTTCAAATCATCAATGACTCTGTGATCAGTGACATTCTCAATCACATGCTTCAAGAGTTTCCTCTGGAGAAAATCAGTGATGTACACAGTCGCAGGGCTGGGAGGGGTTCTTCGTCAGCGAGGGTGGGACGACGATCAGAGGGGCACTTTGCAAGACAGAGTGGTCTATATGTTCAAATCAATAATGACTCGATCAGTCACACCCCTCAAGAGTTTCTTCGGGAGAAGATCAGTGATGTACACAGTCGCAGGGCTGGGAGGGGTTCTTCGTCAGCGAGGGTGGGACGACGATCAGAGGGGCACTCTGGAGATTGGAAGGGCACTGTCCCCTCATTCTTTATCCCTTCCCAGATAAAAGAGACATGCCTGGAAAACATTAAAATCCCGATTAATCCTTGGGTTATTTCAACTGTTGGGATTCTTACACCTGTCTTGATTATTATTGGACATGACAAGAAAAGGATAACTAAATTGAGAGATACAGTACGTCAAATTTATAGATCAGCTAGATTTCCAAAAAGGTTTATTTCCAACAGCATAGGAGGTGTCATG GTTGCTGGAGGACTTTGCTTAATGGAATATGCACTTCCTGAAATGATTGACAACTGGACAAAAATGATTGAGGGGAATCATGTGACTGAAGCCAGCCAATCACTGAGAGACACAGCCGACAGAATCCAAAACGCCACTCAGACAATGAAGGAACAGATCAAAAAAACCAA GAAAATGTTACAAGTGATTGAGCAGAAGCAGCAGGAGTCACAAGAGACTGAACAGGAGGTGCAGGAGTCACAAGAGACTGAACAGGAGGTGCAGGAGTCACAAGAGACTGAACAGGACGAGCAGGAGTCACAAGAGACTGAACAGGAGGTGCAGGAGTCACAAGAGACTGAACAGGAGGTGCAGGAGTCACAAGAGACTGAACAGGAGGTGCAGGAGTCACAAGAGACTGAACAGGAGGTGCAGGAGTCACAAGAGACTGAACAGGAGGTGCAGGAGTCACAAGAGACTGAACAGGACGAGCAGGAGTCACAAGAGACTGAACAGGATGAGCAGGAGTCACAAGAGACTGAAcaggaggagtggaagaggaaaaagaggaaaaagacTGATCAGGAGGAGCAGGAGTCACAAGAGACTGAACAGAAGGAGTGGAAGTGGAAAAAGATTTATCTTATTTATCTTCTTCTGCTGTGCCTGTTTCCGACAGTGTATCCTCCTGCAGTGAGTGTGGGGTTGCTCAATGCTCATTCAATACTAAGTATCAAAAATATGAAGGAAAAAAGACTCAGTATCAATAATCTCATAACAGAACATAACCTGGATGTCTTTCTCATGACAGAGACAtggttaaaaaatgaaactgcagATGTAGCCCTTAGTGAAGCTTCGCCGATAAACTTCACGTTCCATCACGAGTGTAGGAATACTGGAAAACGAGGAGGAGGTGTTGCCATTCAGTATTCAGAGGAGTTGAACTCTAGTAGAATTTGTTTAAACTCTACAACAATCTTTGAATATGTGGCCGCAACTCTGAGACATGAAGAGTGGGACGAAGATGTTGTGTTCATAACTGTGTATAACCCACCGACAAACCCCCCTCCGTTCAAGGATTTCCTTGAGGAGTTGAAAAGGCTCTTAAATGAGACCAATCACTGTGCCATTGTGGCTGgtgattttaatttcaatgtcaaaaacaacaacagcagcaaaaaaCCCAGCGAGGACCAAATAGAGAAGTTTAAAAAGGCCTATAATACGTATGGCTTTAAACAGCATGTAGATGAGCCAACACACAAGAAAGGTAACACCCTGGATCTGGTTTTCAGCAGAAATGTTGACGTTTTTAACATCAGAATCAATAGAGATAAGTATaagaatttaaataaaaacatttcagatCATTCTACCATATATTTTGACATTAGGCCATTGCCAAAGTCAAAAAATGCAACAACTAAGGCAAATCCATTTAAAAAGGAAGAATAA
- the LOC125260447 gene encoding uncharacterized protein LOC125260447 isoform X2, with product MATADQLLELIFCWIEEREHFADNLRKLAEELESLRKKCNVGECVSSSFTVLGAASMIGAGVATVFTFGAAAPLMSLAATFTNTGCVVYQGTELIEDFLSCSIMKKLQDIEKKSNKIAREIQQMLKPEKEVASLSAEADELEHHIMAEILRAIARQSGVNVQIINDSVISDILNHMLQEFPLEKISDVHSRRAGRGSSSARVGRRSEGHFARQSGLYVQINNDSISHTPQEFLREKISDVHSRRAGRGSSSARVGRRSEGHSGDWKGTVPSFFIPSQIKETCLENIKIPINPWVISTVGILTPVLIIIGHDKKRITKLRDTVAGGLCLMEYALPEMIDNWTKMIEGNHVTEASQSLRDTADRIQNATQTMKEQIKKTKKMLQVIEQKQQESQETEQEVQESQETEQEVQESQETEQDEQESQETEQEVQESQETEQEVQESQETEQEVQESQETEQEVQESQETEQEVQESQETEQDEQESQETEQDEQESQETEQEEWKRKKRKKTDQEEQESQETEQKEWKWKKIYLIYLLLLCLFPTVYPPAVSVGLLNAHSILSIKNMKEKRLSINNLITEHNLDVFLMTETWLKNETADVALSEASPINFTFHHECRNTGKRGGGVAIQYSEELNSSRICLNSTTIFEYVAATLRHEEWDEDVVFITVYNPPTNPPPFKDFLEELKRLLNETNHCAIVAGDFNFNVKNNNSSKKPSEDQIEKFKKAYNTYGFKQHVDEPTHKKGNTLDLVFSRNVDVFNIRINRDKYKNLNKNISDHSTIYFDIRPLPKSKNATTKANPFKKEE from the exons ATGGCCACCGCTGACCAGCTGCTAGAGCTGATTTTCTGCTGGATCGAGGAGAGGGAGCACTTTGCAGACAATCTGAGGAAACTGGCAGAGGAGCTGGAGTCACTCAGAAAAAAATGCAATGTCGGTGAATGTGTTAGCAGCTCATTTACGGTGTTAGGAGCTGCAAGTATGATCGGGGCTGGTGTGGCCACTGTGTTTACGTTTGGAGCAGCTGCTCCACTTATGAGTTTGGCAGCTACATTTACAAACACGGGTTGTGTTGTTTATCAAGGTACTGAACTCATTGAGGACTTTTTATCCTGCAGCATTATGAAGAAGTTGCAGGATATAGAAAAGAAAAGCAACAAAATTGCAAGAGAAATACAGCAGATGCTGAAGCCTGAGAAGGAAGTGGCAAGTCTCTCAGCAGAAGCAGATGAATTGGAGCATCACATCATGGCTGAAATTCTGAGAGCTATTGCGAGACAGAGTGGTGTAAATGTTCAAATCATCAATGACTCTGTGATCAGTGACATTCTCAATCACATGCTTCAAGAGTTTCCTCTGGAGAAAATCAGTGATGTACACAGTCGCAGGGCTGGGAGGGGTTCTTCGTCAGCGAGGGTGGGACGACGATCAGAGGGGCACTTTGCAAGACAGAGTGGTCTATATGTTCAAATCAATAATGACTCGATCAGTCACACCCCTCAAGAGTTTCTTCGGGAGAAGATCAGTGATGTACACAGTCGCAGGGCTGGGAGGGGTTCTTCGTCAGCGAGGGTGGGACGACGATCAGAGGGGCACTCTGGAGATTGGAAGGGCACTGTCCCCTCATTCTTTATCCCTTCCCAGATAAAAGAGACATGCCTGGAAAACATTAAAATCCCGATTAATCCTTGGGTTATTTCAACTGTTGGGATTCTTACACCTGTCTTGATTATTATTGGACATGACAAGAAAAGGATAACTAAATTGAGAGATACA GTTGCTGGAGGACTTTGCTTAATGGAATATGCACTTCCTGAAATGATTGACAACTGGACAAAAATGATTGAGGGGAATCATGTGACTGAAGCCAGCCAATCACTGAGAGACACAGCCGACAGAATCCAAAACGCCACTCAGACAATGAAGGAACAGATCAAAAAAACCAA GAAAATGTTACAAGTGATTGAGCAGAAGCAGCAGGAGTCACAAGAGACTGAACAGGAGGTGCAGGAGTCACAAGAGACTGAACAGGAGGTGCAGGAGTCACAAGAGACTGAACAGGACGAGCAGGAGTCACAAGAGACTGAACAGGAGGTGCAGGAGTCACAAGAGACTGAACAGGAGGTGCAGGAGTCACAAGAGACTGAACAGGAGGTGCAGGAGTCACAAGAGACTGAACAGGAGGTGCAGGAGTCACAAGAGACTGAACAGGAGGTGCAGGAGTCACAAGAGACTGAACAGGACGAGCAGGAGTCACAAGAGACTGAACAGGATGAGCAGGAGTCACAAGAGACTGAAcaggaggagtggaagaggaaaaagaggaaaaagacTGATCAGGAGGAGCAGGAGTCACAAGAGACTGAACAGAAGGAGTGGAAGTGGAAAAAGATTTATCTTATTTATCTTCTTCTGCTGTGCCTGTTTCCGACAGTGTATCCTCCTGCAGTGAGTGTGGGGTTGCTCAATGCTCATTCAATACTAAGTATCAAAAATATGAAGGAAAAAAGACTCAGTATCAATAATCTCATAACAGAACATAACCTGGATGTCTTTCTCATGACAGAGACAtggttaaaaaatgaaactgcagATGTAGCCCTTAGTGAAGCTTCGCCGATAAACTTCACGTTCCATCACGAGTGTAGGAATACTGGAAAACGAGGAGGAGGTGTTGCCATTCAGTATTCAGAGGAGTTGAACTCTAGTAGAATTTGTTTAAACTCTACAACAATCTTTGAATATGTGGCCGCAACTCTGAGACATGAAGAGTGGGACGAAGATGTTGTGTTCATAACTGTGTATAACCCACCGACAAACCCCCCTCCGTTCAAGGATTTCCTTGAGGAGTTGAAAAGGCTCTTAAATGAGACCAATCACTGTGCCATTGTGGCTGgtgattttaatttcaatgtcaaaaacaacaacagcagcaaaaaaCCCAGCGAGGACCAAATAGAGAAGTTTAAAAAGGCCTATAATACGTATGGCTTTAAACAGCATGTAGATGAGCCAACACACAAGAAAGGTAACACCCTGGATCTGGTTTTCAGCAGAAATGTTGACGTTTTTAACATCAGAATCAATAGAGATAAGTATaagaatttaaataaaaacatttcagatCATTCTACCATATATTTTGACATTAGGCCATTGCCAAAGTCAAAAAATGCAACAACTAAGGCAAATCCATTTAAAAAGGAAGAATAA